The DNA window CTGAACGATGTCGTCGCCAAAGCGGCCGCAGCGTTCGGCGGGCTGGACGCGGTCGTCGCGAACGCAGGCCATGCGCTCGTCGGTCACATCGCGACCGGCGACCCGGCCTCGTGGCGGAAGCTCCTCGATGTGGATCTGTTCGGGGTCCTCGCGACGATCCGGGCCACGCTCCCACACTTCGCAGACGAGGGGCCACGGGACGTCCTCCTCGTCGGATCGACCGCCGCCGTGAGTCCCCACGAGATATCCGGCGTCTACTCCGCAGCGAAACGGGGCGTCGCCGCGATCGCGGATTCGCTGCGTCTCGAGCTGGCGCCGCGGTCGATCCGCGTGTGCCTGCTGGAACCCGGCGACATCGCCACCGAGCTGCGCGACCGAGCCGTACGGGAGGAAGGGCGGCCGGCCACCAGGCCGGTGACCGGAACGCATACGCCGATGGCTCCCGAGGAGCTTGCCGAGATCGTAACGTTCATACTTTTCCGACCGGAACGCATCGCGCTCAACCATGTGGTCGTGCGACCGACCGGAGAGCTCACGCCGTGACCCTCGACGTGTTGCACGCGCTGCGACTCAAGGGGATCGTCGCGCTCGACTTCCTTGCCGAGCTCGTCGAGCGCTCCTCCGGGGACGTGCAGGCGGAACTCGATCGCTTGACCGGGGAAGGCCTCGTACGCCTGCGCGAGACGCCCCGGCTCACCGGGTGGTCGCTGACGCCCGAAGGTCACGCGCGCCACGCCGACGAGATGGCCGCCCAACGCACTCCGGAGATCGTCTCATCGCTCACGCCCATCTACGAGGGCTTCCTTCGGCTCAACGATCGGGTGAAGGCACTGTCGACGTCGTGGCAGCAGCTTGCGACCGACGACCGGGCCGGCCGATGGGAAGCGATCGAGGAGCTCGCCGAGCTGCTCGGAGAGGCGGCCGCGATCTTGATCACGGCCGCCGGGGTGGTTCCCCGGTTCCGCTCGTACGAGCGCCGGTTGACGTCCGCGCTGGAGCAGCTCCGCGCCGGCGACGAACGGTTCTTCACCGGCGTGACGGTGGACTCGTTCCACACGGTGTGGTTCGAATGTCACGAGGATCTCATCCAGAGCCTGGGGCGCGATCGCGTGCAAGAGGGAAGCTTCTGATGGCCACGACGACGCGCGCGGATGTGGTCTCGTTCGACGACGCCGATCCCGGCGACGTCACCCGGCTCGGCGGCAAAGGGGCGAGCCTCGTCGAGATGAGGCGGCTCGGGCTGTCGGTCCCACCCGGCTTCATCATCTCGACCGACGTCTGCCGCCGATATCTTCACGAGAGTCGTCTGCCGGAAGCGATCGGCGCCGCCGTCGACGCGCACCTCGCAGACGTCGAACGAGCGGTCGGCCGCCGGCTCGGTGATCCCGATGCTCCCCTGCTGGTCTCCGTGCGATCCGGCGCGCCGGTTTCGATGCCGGGGATGATGGACACGATCCTGGACCTTGGATTGTGCGACGCGACCGTCGACGGCCTCGCTCGCGCGACGGGCGACGAGCGCTTCGCCTGGGATTGCTACGTCCGGCTCCTCGTCGCATACGGCGCGACCGTGCGCGGGATAGAGGCCGCGGCTTTGAGTGAGGCTATCGCCGGCTCCCCCGGGGACGCGGACGGCCTCCGCCGGTCGGTGCGATCCTTGCTGACGCTGATCGAAGAGCG is part of the Actinomycetota bacterium genome and encodes:
- a CDS encoding SDR family oxidoreductase, whose amino-acid sequence is MPAVLAGRRVVVTGASSGIGAAIARSIVSTGGRVAMIARRAERLDGLAEELGAHAVALPCDVTNYEELNDVVAKAAAAFGGLDAVVANAGHALVGHIATGDPASWRKLLDVDLFGVLATIRATLPHFADEGPRDVLLVGSTAAVSPHEISGVYSAAKRGVAAIADSLRLELAPRSIRVCLLEPGDIATELRDRAVREEGRPATRPVTGTHTPMAPEELAEIVTFILFRPERIALNHVVVRPTGELTP